TGATCGCAGCAAAGAATTTCAAGAACGAAAGACGATGCTGactgatatttttaaattggtgGAGCCTACTGAAAGCCGAGAAGTGAGTGGAAAAGTTAAAGCCTGTACGTGTAGGATTGGATATTCTTTGACTTCAttacttcatttaaatttgtTACGTACAGAAAATGATCAGGAAAAAGGAGATACAAAATATAAACCATATGGGAAACAAAATTATTGCTTTAATTTAtagtaataattaattaatcaatgcCAAGAAGAACAATGTTTCAATATTTTGTCCTTACAGCCTCTAATGACCAAGGGTATGAGTCAAGAGGAGGCCATTAAGATCCTTCAAGTGGTGGAGAGGGCCCGCCAAGGCCGCCTGAGGGCCAAGCTGAATGAAGAGAGCAGAAATATGAACAGGATGTACAAGACCAAGGACCCCGGAACAGCTGCCATTGAATTGGCCACAGTCTGCATTCAGAAGGTCCTCTTCTATCAAAATAATCCTACATGCCTCTTTCTCTGCCGCTGTCTTTGGCTTGTGTCATCTCTCATGCTGAAAGAGTTGAATGTGATTTGCAGGTGTGGAGGGGCTACATACAGAGGAAGAGGGCAAAGATTGCTCGGGAGGAAGAAATGATTTTTCTGGGAATGGTGAGTAAAATGTGCCATCAGTTTTTCTAATTgcgtttaaatgtaaaaataaatccacaacTTTTTACAAAGCTGCCAGTACTTCTAATGAATCCAATCTAAAACCTGAATGATATGTATACCTTAAGACCTTATGTTCTTCCTTTGTCTTGCTTGAGATTAAGTTAAACTTcccatttttcaaaaaaacaaattctgtgaAAAAGGAGCAACTATATCATGAAAGCTGCGTTGTAATATTTCCTTGTTCCACATGAGTATGAATTAATATACCACCACAGTATTTCCCTTAAACCTTGGTTGGTTCGTTGTTTATAATTTCCTTTTGCAACAAATGAAGAAGTACAAGTTTTTAATATATAAGGTATGTTTGGTTTCGTTCATGATAGGCCATGGATCCAAAATACCAGTTGCCATGCCCAGCAGAAATCACTGCCCAGACTAGTGAAGCTTGTACACGGATTAAGCAGGAGGAGCACAACGACGACTATCAGAAGTCTGTAGTGGCGGTCACAAACCAGCTACGTGATGTAGAAGGTCACGACATGAGCAAAACCATGAAAGACCAAATCCGACAATGGTTCATTGAATGCCGGTAAGGCGGGAGAGGCTTGTTTTGATTTCTTATAATTTGATTTCCgaattaaacaaatcaaatagctttgttctcactttctttctattctgtttctttttaactagtGATGCCACAGGATTGTTTCCAGACTACCCAGATGAAGAGGACGGAGGCTCAGCCCTCATATTTGCTGAAAAGAACCCTCAGCAGGTAAAATACTCCCTAAGTCAAAAGGAagatttattgcattttttttcagaagTTTGCAGAAGGAGAATTGATATTGCTTTCAGTTAATGGAAGAAATTGCTgcaaaggaagaggaggattcCACCAACAAACCAAaagggaaggaggagaaggaggagaagaaggaaaagggaaaaaaggacaaGGGGAAGGATGATGAGGAAGTAAGGACTCACAAGCTGTATTGAATTCAATTTTTGTGATTTATATAATATTCAGTATATTCTGGTAACGCATGagatttcacttattttttcaGCTGTTTCACTTGCATTCAGTGAACCAATGTAATTTTATTCTGAACAACAGGAAGAAGAGGCGGGGTTGAAGATGTTACCTTCGGCTTTTCTGTCGGACTTGGAAGTaggaaacaaaacctttttaggtatgttaaaatgtgtgtacgtttaaaaaggaaaagaaaaacaggtaaATATAATATAAGAATAGATATCTTAAAGTGTACAGTAGCCCtcaaatgaataaaagtatttaaaaaaaaaatccatgttcAATTCAAAATAATTACGAGACTATATTGTGTTGTTAACATGATGACCTACTAAATGGGAATGGGTATGCAACATATGATCaatggtttttgtttgtcaatgaCCACCACTCAGTGTGTAGTAATCGGGTTAAGTGTGCCGTATCGATCTGGATTGGTTCCGGCACCTTCGACTAATCAATTAACTCTCAGCTGCTCGCCATCATGAATCCATGAAAGGCAAGTGTCTGTGGTTAGTTCACGTCTGTAAAAATAGCAGGACAATCGCGTACGGTCTGGTAAAGTCACTTGAACAGGTAAAGGTCACATTGTCGGTAGCCTACTGGTTTTAGTTGAGCTAGACAGAGAATATTCAGTTAAAACAGATCGGTGACGGTGTTACCCAAAAGTTGTGTTGTATGAGGAGTGAGCACGCCAGACTCCCTttaaaaaatagccttttttaaatgctcgTCAGCAACCCCTCATGTGGTAACTAAGGAGGCCATATGGCCTTGTGTGCTCTGATTAATTTCGcatgcatatttttgttttaatgaaaactcCTGGCTGTTTTGGAGGAAGGCAATAACAGGAGTAGCAGGTCGACTAGCTTTAAAAGTGAGTTTTATTTACGTGCTGTGATAGAGACTTTAAAGTAGTAAGAAGATTGATAAAGTCCCCCTTGGAACGATAGTTACTTAGGTAACTCCAGATTCCATGAGGATGTTTTGGAAGacgaacaacgggtccgctgtgtacataaacagtaaatgcggacgtagaTGAGGCCCGTGCCGGACGCGGGAAAGAAAATcctcacgactgcgcatgcgcgaagggataaacccaaaaGCGTAGGCCTTAGAGGGCGGAGCCTATTCGAAATAGAACTCCAGGTTCCCCCACCTGCCACATACCACTTTAACCCCTGATAGTAATAtactagttacttaagttaTGCACATAAATAAAGcctaaactaaatatttttcatCCTCAGATTTTTGGCAAACTCGCAATGAGTCCAGAAACTTCAACCAGAGACACGAGGTGGAGCTGATCAAGGAAGAAAATAGGAAAGTCATTGAGGCAGAGATTCGAGTACAGGTGATATTGAGTATGGAAGAAAATTCCGTGATTGCTCCGTTCAgcactgttttttattgtctatTGGACACCGGTGCTGTAATTTTAGCAGTTCAGTGTCTCAGTCACTGTCTCTTCTGATTCTATCAGGTAGATGAGCAGATGAGACAAGAGCTGGCTGAATGGAAGCtagctgtggataaagacaagGGTGGTAAAACCAAGGGAAATGCCAAGGTAATCAGTGAAAGAAAACTCCACACATTGTAtatttgggaggggggggggggggggggttggccACAGTTTAAATTGATCACATTGAGCTGTGTCCTGATGATATGTACTTCTCtccacagaaaaagaaaggatctAAGagtgggaagaagaaaaaaaaggagaaagatttGACGGCGGATAGGTGAGGTCACACAGAGCACTTATAAACTACATGCTTTTCATTGTAGAATTGAGTTTTATGAAGTCGATACATTATTTAATGCAACGATCTATTCACGTCTACTAGGACTCTTGAGTCTCTGTGTCAGGAGCTGGTGGAACAGGGCTTGTTGAAACAGGCAAATAATGTTAGGCTGCAGGATTACATGGGTAAGACTTTGTATATTGTTTGTGTAAACTCATGTGCCATCTTTTATATCTCTCTGTGTTATTTTGAACATAATTGTACGTGAGCTTTTAATCTGATTGACATTAATGTGTAGACGAAGCAGAGCTCTCACCATTGAGCTCTTTGTAACGGTCAAGGTCTCTGGAAAGTGTTTAGTGCTGATGTGCTGCCCTCCTCTGGTTTGTGATTGCcataacacaatgacaataagTTCTTACCTGCACATTATTTgtcaaaagtacatttttaaagttatttctttcagttttcCAAATGATTTACAGTGCAGATGAATAACTATTGGCTTGGTACTGTAGTTGTTCCCTCTTGTTCCTAGGTGACTATAGCTACCTCGGGACCACACTGAGGCAAAATGACATTGAGCCCATGCCATCATTGTCAGATGTGCGGCAGGTCTTATCTCTATATGCAGTTTTACCATTAGGTATTAAAGTTATTgagtatacatttaaaataaatataactgGAATATATTGTGGTTTGAATTGAAGGTGTGTGTTGTTACAGGTTCTCAGGTGGTACATGAGAAAGCTCCTCTGATAAAGGCCATCCTGCTGGCAGGGCCGGCTGGTGTAGGTAAGAAGATGTTGGTCCATGCAATCTGCCAGGAGACAGGAGCCAACCTGTTCGATCTGTCTCCTCTGAACACCGCAGGAAAGTACCCGGGCAAGAGTGGCCTGGCCATGATGCTTCACATGGTGTTTAAGGTAACACACTggcatttaaaagaaagtttgcAATGATAGCGGTTATTCTAAAGCTCTTTCAAGAAATAATTTGAAGTCATAATGCCGacatacataaataacactTAATCTCATTTGGGATTTTAAGTCTAACTACTGTCAAATACCCCATAAAATGCAAACAGAGAATATTCTTCCACCttggtacagtatgttgtcatgttgtaGCATCATTGGTTAAGATTAATATGTCATTCTAAATTTGGGGGAGCATGAGGAATTTTATGGAAGTGCctcttttaagtaaaaatgcagtttttcacaaaaaaatcttCGCATAGGTTGCAAGATTGCTGCACCCTTCGGTAATATGGATTGAGGACGCTGAAAAAATGTTCTACAAGAAAGTTCctaaggaagaaaaagaggtaTTTCTGGGAAGGATATAGCATTAtcatgttgtttaaatgtttcagtTATTGATTTGCATGGTAACTGAAACAATTTTGTACGTGTACACAGTTAGATCCCAAACGCTTGAAGAAAGACTTGCCCAAGTCTCTCAAGTTGATCAAAGGGGAGGATCGTGTTCTGATAGTAGGAACCACTAAAGACCCACTAAGTGCTGATATCAAGTCCCTGTGTAAAATGTACAGCAAAATCATCCTCATCCCAAGACCTGACTACGGCTCAAGATACAGTAAGAAGAGACACATTGGCGAACATTTGCATTTAGCTGTGGttgttgatattaaaaaaattgacctttgaccttgtTTACCTTCAGTCTTGTGGAAGCAACTGATCAGAAAGCATGGCGGTGATGTAACCAGGGCGCTGGATATCAGCTCTCTTGCAAAGATTTCCGATGGCTACACGCCAGGTCACATCGTTCGGGTTATCCAGAGTGTTGTCACCAAGCGTCGCATCCTACAGCAGGCAAACAGGCCACTGACTGCTGCTGAGTTTGTTGCTCCATTAGCCAAGATTGACCCTGTGTttcaggaagaagaagaggcccTTAAAGTACAGCAGATATGACATATTTGGTTCTCATTGCATTTTCATGGTTGtaattgctttgttttaatcagatcttcttctttcttgtaGAACTGGTATGCAAAGACCCCCCTGGGAAAGAAAAGGATCAAAGCTGCCAcaggaaaggaagaagaagaggcacCAGTTAAAGGCAAAGAtgcaaagaaagggaaaaaatgagTTTGTCGTCACGTTTTTTATCACAACTACCGTTATTAAAACTTGTATGTGAATTGCCTTCTTATGACTGACCCATTTACTCCttacaagaaaattaaaaaaagcagtcatttgttttttgttgtgtgttttcaaatgGGGCTGCCATcggacagtggtggaagaagtactccgATCCTTACTTAAGTACAggtagcaataccacagtgtaaaatacaagtataagtcgtgcattcaaaatcttactgaagtaaaagtacattaGTATTAGTATAGAAATatgttcttttacttttgcCCCACACACGTGAGAACAATTCACTGTACATatcatttttgtctttccattttctttagTACTGTACCCAATATAACACATGGTTTTAGATTAgtcactttatttaaatatttaggctAGTCTGCACATCAGTTGATTACAGCACAACAACAGTGACGATGATCATATTACATTATGCTGAAGTGTCACCATCTTTTTAATAGTCAAGAAGATTTAATAAGACTATTTCATGAAATTCAGCGCTAAACTCAAATTGTCTCCAGTTTTCATTTGAGAAATCAGGTCACCttattacatactgtacgtgCACGTGCTTAAAACATGCTTCAACTGCCCTCCCCCCTTCCCTTGTGTGTTTTGAACCGGATACTCCATCAGCACGCTTTGAGTCGTATAGTCGTTGCTATGACACCACCAGACAACAAAACTGCGTAATCAGCCATTCAGCCTCCGGCAAAGACACATTTTGCAGCACTGCCAGGCAGAAAAtggttattaatattattattattttttttaaacatagtttTAAAACATACTACTTTACCCAACAAACCAGGAAGCCATTATGCACATATTAGCCTGCTAGTTCCACCTGAGACTGTTGCAGTAAACGTTATATTGAGCTGAACAAGTTGTCAGTCATCAGGCAGGAACCCTGTACTGCCCTACACTGAACTACTACACTGAAGTACTTTGCAACAATGCTCAGAAGTGTTATTAGGCCCTACGTCTATTCAAAGTCAAGGtcccattttcttttatcattgGAAAGTATTGTTTCCTGACATTTTCAGGAATATTTGGATTGAATTCAAGAGATCTTTTGTCCGCAATAAAGGTAAAGAAACTCAAGATATTAAAATTGTACACAGATAGCCATACAATGAATTTATTCACATATTTAGAGCCGCTGTTTGCCCTGTATGTTCCTTCTGTAAAGAGGACATTGAGTTGACTTGTTAATGTTGTCTCCCTGATGTTAacgtttgttgtttatttgaaGAAACCTGCAATGACTGTACATATTTTCAGTAatgctttttttgcaaattcATAACAGTAAAAAACAGACCTCTTTAGCATACGTTTTTATGTTATAACATAAAAACGTATGCGAAATGCAAAAACCATAGTTCAACAATGAAGTATCCACATAATACTAAATACTCTTTATATAACTGATATACTTTTCATAACATATGACACCACAGAAGATACATAGGCTacaataaaaaggttttcatgCCTCCCATTAGAAAGGGATCTGAAATCTAAAATAAGAGAAGGTTAACCAATATTTATAGACGAAATCTTCTACAATTTCGAAAGCTGCATTTATAGATACGCAATTTGATAACATAAATTatcaataatataaatattggtTAACCTTTTTTCTGAAATGATCAGCGTTGACATTGACTACATTACATGAGAAGGTTTAATTTCGAGGTCTGAAAGGCACCCTCAATGAAGGCCTCCTCCAGTGTAATATTGTGATTATACAACGGTTACcaacaaaataagtgaaaaatcAATCTGTATTCATATTGTGGAGCATTTGcgcttggaaaaaaaaacaaaaatcagacAGGCTTTACTTCCTGTTTAGTCAGATGAATTACACATAGATaaccatttttaattttttgatattattgtattttttatattttgtaacacacacacacacacacacacacacacacacacacacacacacacacacacacacacacacacacacacacacacacacacacacacacacacacacacacacacacacacacacacacacacacacacacacacacttactttaaGGCTGTGTAGTTTACTTCTAAATTTTACAGCAAATCATTAAAAGAACTGCCTTTCTCATCCTTTCtcctttattttgttgatttcaGGGTACACACAACAAAGGTTATATCACAGATTTCATTTGGTCATTTTGTCGAACAATAGGTCCAACATTAATAATACTGTAGTGAGGCTCGACACAAAAGGGTCACAATTATGCTCCTCAACTATACGAACGAGACACACCACATTTCCAGGCATTCTAGGATTTCTGATAATATAGTTGTAATAAATCCTAACTAACAGTTTTTGCACACATGGGTCTATAAAAATAAGTTCAAAGGTAATTCAGATCATCATCATCCATCCTCACGTGGTGATGATTTGTGTGACCGAAGTCCCACTGATGGTCTGCTGTTAGGTTACCACAGAGGGGCTCTGGTCAGCCCCCCCTTCCAGCTGCGAGAATCTGCCACCTGCAACAGAGCGGGCTCAAACTGAATGAGGCGCACCCTAACGTTGCTGGACATAGTTTTAATATTCCTATAGATTCTGacgttttatttgatttgatcaCAATGACCCACCTGCATTCTCTTGAGTAGAAACCTCAACTTTTGGTTGAGACATTCAATCTCCTGAGACAAGACAGAGAAGCCATGGTCAGGTGGATGTAGAGATGCATATGGATGTAAAATACCTCTGATTGTAGGTTGAATCATAACACACGCTGTTCAATTTATGTGGACACAgtttcacaaataaaatcaaacatttccCATGAGTAAGTGGCCGGCGTTACACTCATAAGCATCGCTGTAAGTGTTGTGTTAGTCTATAttcttgacgtt
This sequence is a window from Etheostoma cragini isolate CJK2018 chromosome 9, CSU_Ecrag_1.0, whole genome shotgun sequence. Protein-coding genes within it:
- the zgc:153738 gene encoding dynein regulatory complex protein 11, which translates into the protein MSQRTYNQLWTDAQLELGRLLKEELPTEPPRPEKDRVVFFQRLAMLYVRYIQIFRQLEKVYDQVVHPQKRRVIRAILDGVMGRVLELKNEMVEKEFSEYHYMDDVLHDMKLTPVDLEIPIPRFFSSDRSKEFQERKTMLTDIFKLVEPTESREPLMTKGMSQEEAIKILQVVERARQGRLRAKLNEESRNMNRMYKTKDPGTAAIELATVCIQKVWRGYIQRKRAKIAREEEMIFLGMAMDPKYQLPCPAEITAQTSEACTRIKQEEHNDDYQKSVVAVTNQLRDVEGHDMSKTMKDQIRQWFIECRDATGLFPDYPDEEDGGSALIFAEKNPQQLMEEIAAKEEEDSTNKPKGKEEKEEKKEKGKKDKGKDDEEEEEAGLKMLPSAFLSDLEVGNKTFLDFWQTRNESRNFNQRHEVELIKEENRKVIEAEIRVQVDEQMRQELAEWKLAVDKDKGGKTKGNAKKKKGSKSGKKKKKEKDLTADRTLESLCQELVEQGLLKQANNVRLQDYMGDYSYLGTTLRQNDIEPMPSLSDVRQVLSLYAVLPLGSQVVHEKAPLIKAILLAGPAGVGKKMLVHAICQETGANLFDLSPLNTAGKYPGKSGLAMMLHMVFKVARLLHPSVIWIEDAEKMFYKKVPKEEKELDPKRLKKDLPKSLKLIKGEDRVLIVGTTKDPLSADIKSLCKMYSKIILIPRPDYGSRYILWKQLIRKHGGDVTRALDISSLAKISDGYTPGHIVRVIQSVVTKRRILQQANRPLTAAEFVAPLAKIDPVFQEEEEALKNWYAKTPLGKKRIKAATGKEEEEAPVKGKDAKKGKK